A window of the Streptomyces sp. NBC_00250 genome harbors these coding sequences:
- a CDS encoding S8 family peptidase yields MFSLISSRLRSSAIAVAALGTTVALAAPAGFAQAAPTDTAPVAARAAGATHSTTTTAAAPAAWAAGTRAYLVITAPGGTSAVSGAVASNGGSVFATYDAIGVIVAHSTSSSFASAMRTVGGVQQVGATRTSDVPADAYNPALPANPAQSATTLTESNRWDMTQIKAEQAWAVTTGSATVKVGVLDTGVDDQHQDIAPNFNAADSASCAYGKADTRAGAWRDVGTHGTHVAGTIAAAKNGKGVIGVAPGVKISSVRIAEPTSSLFFAENTVCGFMWAGDHGFKVTNNSYYTDPWQFNCPDNVDQAAIIEGVRRAQVYAEGKGSLQVAAAGNSNYDLANKTTDSESPNDSTPVTRTITNACIDIPTELPGVVTVAAQASGGAKASYSNFGNGVVDIAAPGGDGSTQVYSTLPGGKYGNMSGTSMASPHVTGVAALIASTNPTFTPAQIRDQLGVQATDRACPSDTRCKGTATKNGFFGEGAVDALKAVGGSTPPPGAYFENLTDVAIADNATVESSITVSGVTGNAPATLKVGVDVKHTYIGDLKVDLVAPDGTVYTVHNRSGSGTDDIVQTFTVNASAEVANGVWKLRVNDNASQDTGKIDAWNLTF; encoded by the coding sequence TTGTTTTCCCTCATATCCAGCCGGTTGAGATCGTCGGCGATAGCCGTCGCGGCGCTCGGTACGACCGTCGCGCTCGCCGCTCCCGCGGGATTCGCCCAGGCAGCACCGACCGACACGGCGCCCGTCGCGGCCCGTGCGGCGGGGGCGACGCACAGCACGACGACCACGGCGGCGGCTCCGGCCGCATGGGCCGCGGGCACCCGCGCGTACCTGGTGATCACGGCTCCCGGCGGCACCTCGGCGGTCAGCGGCGCGGTCGCGAGCAACGGCGGTTCGGTCTTCGCGACGTATGACGCGATCGGCGTGATCGTGGCGCACTCGACGTCCTCGTCGTTCGCCTCGGCGATGCGCACGGTCGGCGGCGTCCAGCAGGTCGGTGCGACCCGTACGTCCGACGTCCCCGCCGACGCCTACAACCCGGCGCTCCCGGCGAACCCCGCGCAGTCGGCCACCACGCTGACGGAGTCGAACCGCTGGGACATGACGCAGATCAAGGCCGAGCAGGCCTGGGCGGTCACCACCGGTTCGGCGACGGTGAAGGTCGGTGTCCTCGACACCGGCGTGGACGACCAGCACCAGGACATCGCGCCCAACTTCAACGCCGCCGACTCGGCCTCCTGCGCCTACGGCAAGGCGGACACGCGCGCGGGCGCCTGGCGTGACGTCGGCACCCACGGCACGCACGTCGCGGGCACGATCGCGGCCGCCAAGAACGGCAAGGGCGTCATCGGCGTCGCGCCGGGCGTGAAGATCTCCTCCGTCCGCATCGCGGAGCCGACCAGCAGCCTGTTCTTCGCGGAGAACACCGTCTGCGGCTTCATGTGGGCCGGTGACCACGGCTTCAAGGTCACCAACAACAGCTACTACACGGACCCGTGGCAGTTCAACTGCCCGGACAACGTGGACCAGGCCGCCATCATCGAGGGTGTCCGCCGGGCACAGGTGTACGCCGAGGGCAAGGGTTCGCTCCAGGTGGCCGCCGCCGGCAACTCCAACTACGACCTGGCGAACAAGACGACCGACTCCGAGAGCCCCAACGACTCGACCCCGGTCACCCGCACCATCACCAACGCCTGCATCGACATCCCGACCGAGCTGCCGGGCGTCGTGACGGTCGCCGCGCAGGCCAGCGGCGGCGCGAAGGCCTCGTACTCGAACTTCGGCAACGGCGTCGTCGACATCGCCGCGCCGGGCGGTGACGGCTCCACCCAGGTGTACTCGACGCTGCCGGGCGGCAAGTACGGCAACATGAGCGGCACCTCGATGGCCTCCCCGCACGTCACCGGCGTCGCCGCGCTGATCGCGAGCACCAACCCGACGTTCACCCCGGCGCAGATCCGGGACCAGCTGGGCGTCCAGGCCACGGACAGGGCCTGCCCCTCGGACACCCGCTGCAAGGGCACCGCGACCAAGAACGGCTTCTTCGGTGAGGGCGCGGTCGACGCCCTGAAGGCCGTCGGCGGCAGCACCCCGCCGCCCGGCGCGTACTTCGAGAACCTCACCGACGTCGCGATCGCGGACAACGCCACGGTGGAGAGCTCGATCACGGTCAGCGGCGTGACGGGCAACGCCCCGGCCACCCTCAAGGTGGGCGTGGACGTCAAGCACACCTACATCGGTGACCTGAAGGTCGATCTGGTGGCCCCGGACGGCACCGTGTACACGGTCCACAACCGGTCCGGCAGCGGCACGGACGACATCGTCCAGACGTTCACGGTCAACGCCTCGGCGGAGGTCGCGAACGGGGTCTGGAAGCTCCGCGTGAACGACAACGCGAGCCAGGACACGGGCAAGATCGACGCCTGGAACCTGACCTTCTGA
- a CDS encoding MFS transporter, with translation MDGSKPDARPGGVVGVLALAGIVAALMQTLVVPLIGDLPKLLDTSASNASWVITATLLAGAVATPVAGRLGDTLGKRRVLLVSVIPLVVGSVVCALASSVVPMIVGRGLQGLGMGVVPLGISLLRDILPPEKLGGSIALMSASMGVGGALGLPFSAAVAENASWRVLFWVAAALSVVVGLLIWRVAPAGRRAAAPGRFDVPGALGLGVGLVALLLAVSKGATWGWGSGTTLGLFAVAVVVLLAWGRWELRTRDPLVDLRVTARPVVLMTNMASVLVGFAMYAQSLVVPQLFQLPEATGYGLGQSMMAMGLWMAPAGLMMMVLAPLGAKLSAARGPKVTLSVGALVIAVGYGSSLALMGTTWGLLVVTLICNTGVGLAYGAMPALIMGAVPQEETASANSFNTLMRSIGTSVSAAVIGVVLAQMTTTLGGHALPSEDGFRVAMLIGCGVGLAAAAVAALIPARHSASAASDASGSGTEPGATPRAASEATA, from the coding sequence GTGGACGGCTCCAAGCCCGACGCCCGACCCGGAGGCGTCGTCGGCGTCCTCGCGCTCGCGGGCATCGTGGCCGCACTCATGCAGACCCTGGTGGTGCCGCTCATCGGTGACCTCCCCAAGCTGCTCGACACCAGCGCGTCCAACGCCTCCTGGGTGATCACCGCCACCCTGCTCGCGGGCGCCGTCGCCACCCCCGTGGCCGGCCGGCTCGGCGACACCCTCGGCAAGCGGCGGGTCCTGCTCGTCTCCGTGATCCCGCTCGTCGTCGGCTCGGTGGTCTGCGCGCTCGCCTCCTCCGTCGTCCCGATGATCGTCGGACGCGGCCTCCAGGGCCTCGGCATGGGCGTCGTACCACTCGGCATCAGCCTGCTCCGCGACATCCTCCCGCCCGAGAAGCTCGGCGGCTCCATCGCCCTGATGAGCGCCTCCATGGGCGTCGGCGGCGCCCTCGGCCTGCCCTTCTCCGCCGCCGTCGCCGAGAACGCCAGCTGGCGCGTGCTCTTCTGGGTCGCCGCCGCGCTCAGCGTCGTGGTGGGCCTCCTGATCTGGCGCGTCGCCCCCGCGGGACGGCGCGCCGCCGCCCCCGGCCGCTTCGACGTGCCAGGAGCGCTCGGCCTCGGCGTCGGACTCGTCGCCCTGCTGCTCGCCGTCTCCAAGGGCGCGACCTGGGGCTGGGGCAGCGGCACCACCCTCGGCCTCTTCGCCGTCGCGGTGGTCGTCCTGCTCGCCTGGGGCCGGTGGGAGCTGCGTACCCGCGACCCCCTCGTCGACCTGCGCGTCACCGCCCGCCCGGTCGTCCTGATGACCAACATGGCGTCGGTCCTCGTCGGATTCGCCATGTACGCGCAGTCCCTGGTCGTCCCGCAGCTCTTCCAGTTGCCCGAGGCGACCGGCTACGGACTCGGCCAGTCGATGATGGCCATGGGCCTCTGGATGGCCCCGGCGGGTCTGATGATGATGGTCCTGGCCCCGCTCGGCGCCAAGCTCTCGGCCGCCCGCGGTCCCAAGGTCACGCTCTCCGTCGGCGCCCTCGTGATCGCCGTCGGATACGGATCCTCCCTCGCCCTGATGGGCACCACCTGGGGTCTGCTCGTCGTGACCCTCATCTGCAACACGGGTGTGGGACTCGCCTACGGGGCCATGCCGGCCCTCATCATGGGCGCGGTCCCGCAGGAGGAGACCGCGTCGGCCAACAGCTTCAACACCCTGATGCGATCCATCGGCACCTCCGTCTCGGCCGCCGTGATCGGTGTCGTCCTCGCCCAGATGACCACCACCCTCGGCGGTCACGCACTGCCCTCCGAGGACGGCTTCCGCGTCGCCATGCTCATCGGCTGCGGCGTCGGACTCGCCGCTGCCGCCGTCGCGGCCCTGATCCCCGCCCGGCACTCGGCCTCGGCCGCCTCCGACGCGTCCGGTTCCGGCACCGAGCCCGGTGCCACCCCGCGCGCCGCCTCGGAGGCCACCGCCTGA
- a CDS encoding TetR/AcrR family transcriptional regulator yields MAATPGDPRAARTRGKLRQALFDECAERPLAEVTIATLVRRAGVGRATFYVHYSDLDALAVDACADVVRDAVDALHAWRGTPDPASPPPALLDFLAAIAPHAGLYRALLRPGGGGPLGLVLHEDLRARSFHERRLAGAPEPELIASAVAATFAGVLADWLHGLVEGDSDRIAHQIWRLLVTLHRTPLG; encoded by the coding sequence GTGGCCGCGACGCCGGGCGACCCCCGCGCGGCCAGGACGCGCGGCAAACTGCGCCAGGCACTCTTCGACGAGTGCGCCGAGCGCCCGCTGGCCGAGGTCACCATCGCCACGCTCGTACGCCGGGCCGGCGTCGGCCGCGCCACCTTCTACGTCCATTACAGCGACCTGGATGCCCTCGCGGTCGACGCCTGCGCCGACGTGGTCCGGGACGCGGTGGACGCCCTGCACGCCTGGCGGGGCACTCCCGACCCGGCGTCCCCGCCGCCCGCACTGCTCGACTTCCTCGCCGCGATCGCCCCGCACGCGGGCCTCTACCGCGCCCTGCTGCGCCCGGGCGGTGGCGGACCGCTCGGTCTCGTGCTCCACGAGGACCTGCGGGCCCGCAGCTTCCACGAGCGCCGGCTGGCCGGGGCCCCCGAGCCGGAACTGATCGCCTCGGCGGTGGCCGCGACCTTCGCCGGAGTGCTCGCCGACTGGCTGCACGGCCTCGTGGAGGGCGACTCGGACCGGATCGCCCACCAGATCTGGCGCCTGCTCGTCACCCTGCACCGCACGCCGTTGGGGTAG
- a CDS encoding FAD-dependent oxidoreductase has protein sequence MTYAITQTCCNDATCVAVCPVNCIHPTPEEPDFGTTEMLYIDPKACIDCGACADACPVDAVFPADRLTGRLREYEAINAEYYADRTPAPTLASPNFHNWSEPSFRRSLPADFAPLRIAVVGTGPAGMYAAEDLLLHTNAEVTLVDRLPVAGGLLRYGVAPDHPATKGAGDTFARFHSHPRVRMRLGVEIGKDVTVEELAAHHDAVVYAVGAPSDRRLGIPGEELPGSVSATSVVSWYNAHPETDADAVPLSAERVVVVGNGNVALDVARVLVTDPDALAGTDIADHALAALRGTRVREVVLLGRRGPEDAAYTTSELLALKHLPGVDLVVDDRDPRTGAAVDAAADGEKAALLRDVARETVDWTRAPAPDRRRIVLRFHSAPVEAVGTGSVRAVRVTEDGSPCGTEIEAGLLVRAIGYRGVPLPGLPFDEATGTVPHEAGRVAGLPGGYVVGWIKRGPSGGIGANRACAEETVGTLLADAVSGALPTPTGTAQDFRRLARSRSRHLVDARGLAAIDRTERARGQEAGRPRVKLATVPELVAAARGGRWRLKA, from the coding sequence ATGACCTACGCGATCACCCAGACCTGCTGCAACGACGCCACCTGCGTCGCCGTCTGCCCGGTCAACTGCATCCATCCGACGCCCGAGGAGCCGGACTTCGGCACCACGGAGATGCTGTACATCGACCCCAAGGCCTGCATCGACTGCGGCGCCTGCGCCGACGCCTGCCCCGTCGACGCGGTCTTCCCGGCGGACCGGCTCACCGGACGGCTGCGGGAGTACGAGGCGATCAACGCGGAGTACTACGCGGACCGCACCCCCGCGCCGACGCTCGCCTCGCCCAACTTCCACAACTGGAGCGAACCCTCGTTCCGCCGCTCCCTGCCCGCCGACTTCGCCCCGCTGCGGATCGCGGTCGTCGGCACGGGACCCGCCGGCATGTACGCCGCCGAGGACCTGCTCCTGCACACCAACGCCGAGGTCACCCTGGTCGACCGGCTGCCGGTGGCCGGCGGACTCCTCCGGTACGGCGTGGCACCGGACCACCCCGCGACGAAGGGCGCCGGGGACACCTTCGCGCGCTTCCACAGCCATCCCCGGGTCCGGATGCGGCTGGGCGTGGAGATCGGCAAGGACGTCACCGTCGAGGAGCTCGCCGCGCACCACGACGCGGTGGTCTACGCGGTGGGCGCGCCCTCCGACCGCCGACTGGGCATCCCCGGCGAGGAGTTGCCCGGCAGCGTCTCGGCGACCTCCGTCGTGTCCTGGTACAACGCGCATCCCGAGACCGACGCGGACGCCGTCCCGCTCTCCGCCGAGCGGGTCGTCGTGGTCGGCAACGGCAACGTCGCCCTCGACGTCGCCCGCGTCCTCGTCACGGACCCCGACGCCCTCGCCGGAACGGACATCGCCGACCACGCCCTCGCCGCCCTGCGCGGCACCCGGGTCCGCGAGGTGGTGCTGCTCGGCCGCCGGGGCCCCGAGGACGCGGCGTACACGACATCCGAACTCCTCGCCCTCAAGCACCTGCCCGGCGTCGACCTGGTCGTCGACGACCGGGACCCACGCACCGGCGCCGCCGTGGACGCGGCGGCGGACGGGGAGAAGGCCGCGCTGCTCCGGGACGTGGCACGGGAGACGGTGGACTGGACGCGGGCTCCCGCACCGGACCGGCGCCGGATCGTGCTGCGGTTCCACTCGGCCCCGGTCGAGGCCGTCGGCACCGGCTCCGTCCGCGCGGTCCGGGTGACCGAGGACGGATCGCCGTGCGGTACGGAGATCGAGGCGGGACTCCTCGTCCGGGCGATCGGCTACCGGGGCGTCCCGCTGCCGGGTCTGCCCTTCGACGAGGCGACGGGCACGGTGCCGCACGAGGCCGGGCGGGTGGCCGGGCTGCCCGGGGGCTATGTCGTCGGCTGGATCAAGCGCGGACCGTCCGGGGGCATCGGGGCCAACCGGGCCTGTGCGGAGGAGACGGTCGGGACGCTGCTCGCGGACGCGGTCTCCGGGGCCCTGCCGACGCCGACGGGCACGGCGCAGGACTTCCGCCGACTGGCGCGGAGCCGCAGCCGGCATCTCGTCGACGCGCGCGGTCTCGCGGCCATCGACCGGACCGAGCGGGCCAGGGGGCAGGAGGCGGGGCGTCCCCGGGTCAAGCTCGCCACGGTGCCTGAGCTCGTCGCGGCGGCGCGGGGCGGCCGCTGGCGCCTCAAAGCCTGA
- a CDS encoding DUF1304 domain-containing protein codes for METTANVLVGLVAALHAYILVLEMFLWEKKPGRGLSGFDADMARATAPLAANQGLYNGFLAAGLVWGLIADDPTGFRVQVFFLGCVVIAGLYGGATANRRILVAQALPGALALGAVLWSR; via the coding sequence GTGGAGACGACGGCGAACGTGCTGGTGGGCCTGGTGGCCGCCCTGCACGCGTACATCCTGGTTCTGGAGATGTTCCTCTGGGAGAAGAAGCCGGGGCGCGGCCTCTCGGGCTTCGACGCCGACATGGCCCGCGCGACCGCGCCGCTCGCCGCGAACCAGGGCCTCTACAACGGCTTCCTGGCCGCCGGACTCGTCTGGGGCCTGATCGCCGACGACCCGACCGGCTTCCGGGTCCAGGTCTTCTTCCTCGGCTGTGTCGTCATCGCCGGTCTGTACGGCGGAGCCACCGCCAACCGCCGCATCCTGGTCGCCCAGGCGCTCCCCGGGGCGCTCGCCCTCGGCGCCGTATTGTGGAGCCGGTGA
- a CDS encoding carbohydrate binding domain-containing protein, with product MTRTRGLTPPHRRLPLRPLAALAVAAGVLGPVTAPSGGPSPDGDPRTAPVAATAETTATVFYWTKTKNWAQYNLHWAPDGGSWTTVPGVAMEAACTDWVKKTVTLGTATGLQATFNNGSGTWDNNGGKNYALGTGAITVKDGVIAHSDPCAGTEPTPTPTPTAGAKATVYYSTEALGWSTANIHYQPAGGAWTTVPGVGMQAACTGWWKREVDLGTATSLKAAFNNGNGTWDNNGGADYAIGAGVSTVRNNAVTANAADPCAAEVPDTQAPTAPTKVTAAADGVSVLLTWDPATDDKGVTKYQVTRVGGSGGTVVTDVGSTVFSDTGLAERTAYTYTVKAVDAAGNVSAASAPATATTGDKPANPGTGKPLGTDPRKDPIYFVLTARFYDGDASNNRGGSQHTKSGNAANDDPMFRGDFKGLVQKLDYVKGLGFSAIWVTPVVLNRSDYDYHGYHGYDFYKVDPRLESAGASYQDLIDAAHAKGMKIYQDVVYNHSSRWGAKGLFTPTVYGVRDSQWSWYYDEKQPGFEYDGLTVDAKSGKSYYNGDLWSTAEPAGNTCLNWGKPTGGKSAEGYTVYNCQWPSPTSGMFPKALFHQCWIGNWEGEDSRSCWLHEDLADFDTENPTVQNYLIGAYDKYIDMGVDGFRVDTAVHIPRTTWNRRFLPAIQERVTQSHGAEAAKNFFVFGEVAAFVNDKWNRGSVNHSAQFYTWKERKEYDADDTKAALEMYDYEQQQGTGSQPTSTNAFLNGNSYHTPDHSRFSGMNVIDMRMHMNFGDASNAFYNGKDSDDSYNDATYNVVYVDSHDYGPNKSSERYTGGTDAWAENMSLMWTFRGIPTLYYGSEIEFQKGKKIDCGPSCPLATTGRAYFGDHVAGSVTASDFSQVSSASGAVATTLQQPLVKHVQRLNQIRRAIPALQTGQYSTEGISGGMAFKRRYTSGSTDSFALVTITGGATYTSIPNGTYTDAVTGDVKTVTNGTLSVGAPGKGNLRVYVLNGPGRIGAAGPYLK from the coding sequence ATGACACGCACCCGCGGACTGACACCCCCTCACAGACGGCTCCCCCTCCGGCCGTTGGCCGCCCTGGCGGTCGCCGCCGGCGTCCTCGGTCCGGTGACCGCACCGTCCGGCGGACCCTCTCCGGACGGCGACCCGCGCACCGCCCCGGTCGCGGCCACCGCCGAGACCACGGCGACGGTCTTCTACTGGACGAAGACGAAGAACTGGGCGCAGTACAACCTCCATTGGGCACCCGACGGAGGTTCCTGGACCACCGTCCCCGGCGTGGCCATGGAGGCCGCCTGTACCGACTGGGTGAAGAAGACCGTCACCCTCGGCACGGCGACCGGGCTCCAGGCCACCTTCAACAACGGCAGCGGGACCTGGGACAACAACGGCGGCAAGAACTACGCCCTGGGCACCGGCGCCATCACCGTCAAGGACGGGGTGATCGCCCACTCGGACCCCTGCGCCGGAACCGAACCCACGCCGACGCCGACCCCCACCGCGGGCGCCAAGGCCACCGTCTACTACTCGACCGAGGCCCTCGGCTGGTCGACCGCCAACATCCACTACCAGCCCGCGGGCGGCGCCTGGACCACCGTCCCCGGCGTCGGCATGCAGGCCGCCTGCACCGGCTGGTGGAAGCGGGAGGTCGACCTCGGGACGGCCACCTCGCTCAAGGCCGCCTTCAACAACGGCAACGGCACCTGGGACAACAACGGGGGCGCCGACTACGCCATCGGCGCGGGCGTCAGCACCGTACGGAACAACGCGGTGACGGCGAACGCGGCCGATCCGTGCGCCGCCGAAGTGCCCGACACCCAGGCCCCGACCGCCCCCACGAAGGTGACCGCCGCGGCGGACGGCGTCTCGGTGCTGCTCACCTGGGACCCCGCCACCGACGACAAGGGCGTGACGAAGTACCAGGTCACCCGCGTCGGTGGCAGCGGCGGGACGGTCGTCACGGACGTCGGCTCCACCGTGTTCTCCGACACGGGCCTCGCCGAGCGGACCGCGTACACCTACACGGTGAAGGCCGTGGACGCGGCGGGCAACGTCTCCGCCGCCTCGGCGCCCGCGACCGCCACCACCGGGGACAAGCCGGCGAACCCCGGCACCGGCAAGCCGCTCGGCACCGACCCGCGCAAGGACCCGATCTACTTCGTCCTGACCGCTCGCTTCTACGACGGCGACGCGTCGAACAACCGAGGCGGCAGCCAGCACACCAAGTCGGGCAACGCGGCCAACGACGACCCCATGTTCCGGGGCGACTTCAAGGGTCTCGTCCAGAAGCTCGACTACGTCAAGGGCCTCGGCTTCTCGGCGATCTGGGTGACCCCGGTGGTCCTGAACCGGTCCGACTACGACTACCACGGGTACCACGGCTACGACTTCTACAAGGTCGACCCGCGCCTGGAGTCGGCCGGCGCCTCCTACCAGGACCTGATCGACGCCGCCCACGCCAAGGGCATGAAGATCTACCAGGACGTCGTCTACAACCACTCCTCGCGCTGGGGCGCCAAGGGCCTGTTCACGCCCACCGTGTACGGCGTCCGGGACAGCCAGTGGAGCTGGTACTACGACGAGAAGCAGCCCGGCTTCGAGTACGACGGCCTGACGGTCGACGCCAAGTCCGGGAAGTCCTACTACAACGGCGACCTGTGGTCGACGGCCGAGCCGGCCGGCAACACCTGCCTCAACTGGGGCAAGCCCACCGGCGGCAAGAGCGCCGAGGGCTACACCGTCTACAACTGCCAGTGGCCGAGCCCGACGTCCGGGATGTTCCCGAAGGCGCTCTTCCACCAGTGCTGGATCGGCAACTGGGAGGGTGAGGACTCCCGTTCGTGCTGGCTGCACGAGGACCTCGCCGACTTCGACACCGAGAACCCGACCGTGCAGAACTACCTGATCGGCGCCTACGACAAGTACATCGACATGGGCGTCGACGGCTTCCGCGTGGACACGGCCGTGCACATCCCGCGCACCACCTGGAACCGCCGCTTCCTGCCCGCCATCCAGGAGCGGGTCACACAGAGCCACGGCGCCGAGGCCGCGAAGAACTTCTTCGTCTTCGGCGAGGTCGCGGCCTTCGTGAACGACAAGTGGAACCGCGGCTCGGTGAACCACTCGGCGCAGTTCTACACCTGGAAGGAGCGCAAGGAGTACGACGCCGACGACACCAAGGCCGCCCTGGAGATGTACGACTACGAGCAGCAGCAGGGCACCGGCAGCCAGCCCACCTCCACCAACGCCTTCCTGAACGGGAACAGCTACCACACCCCCGACCACAGCCGCTTCTCCGGCATGAACGTCATCGACATGCGCATGCACATGAACTTCGGTGACGCGTCGAACGCCTTCTACAACGGCAAGGACTCGGACGACAGTTACAACGACGCCACGTACAACGTCGTCTACGTCGACAGCCACGACTACGGCCCCAACAAGTCGAGCGAGCGGTACACCGGCGGCACCGACGCCTGGGCGGAGAACATGTCCCTGATGTGGACCTTCCGCGGCATCCCGACGCTGTACTACGGCTCCGAGATCGAGTTCCAGAAGGGGAAGAAGATCGACTGCGGGCCGTCCTGCCCGCTCGCCACGACCGGCCGCGCGTACTTCGGCGACCACGTCGCCGGCAGCGTCACGGCCTCCGACTTCTCCCAGGTCTCCTCGGCCTCCGGGGCGGTCGCGACCACGCTGCAACAGCCCCTGGTGAAGCACGTGCAGCGGCTCAACCAGATCCGCCGCGCCATCCCCGCGCTCCAGACGGGGCAGTACTCCACGGAGGGCATCTCGGGCGGCATGGCGTTCAAGCGCCGCTACACCAGCGGGAGTACGGACAGCTTCGCCCTGGTCACGATCACGGGCGGCGCCACGTACACGAGCATCCCGAACGGCACGTACACCGACGCGGTCACCGGCGACGTGAAGACCGTCACCAACGGCACGCTCTCGGTCGGCGCGCCGGGCAAGGGCAACCTTCGGGTGTACGTCCTGAACGGCCCCGGCAGGATCGGCGCCGCGGGCCCGTACCTGAAGTAG
- a CDS encoding AurF N-oxygenase family protein, translating into MASSTVRPDHEDQDVTESDVAERLLRSAAKLSYDPAVEVDWDTPLDKDFHGQSPEWNSLYGTAYWNEMTEEQRKELTRQETASVASTGIWFEMILQQMVLRDIYRMDHTDPRFQWALTEIADECRHSIMFARGSQKLGAPAYRPKRAVLELGRFMKTVGFGEAAYAGILVAEEVLDVMQRDWMRDERVVPFVRTISNIHVVEESRHMKFARDETRRNLARASRARRHFQALVVAIAAYYIITSLVNPEVYVRAGLDPERARREAAANEHYKAQLRASCSGLMEFLADVGMLTRPALFFYQRAHLV; encoded by the coding sequence ATGGCCAGCAGCACCGTTCGCCCGGACCACGAGGACCAGGACGTCACCGAGTCGGACGTCGCCGAGCGGCTGCTCCGGTCGGCGGCGAAGCTGTCGTACGACCCCGCCGTCGAGGTCGACTGGGACACCCCCCTCGACAAGGACTTCCACGGCCAGAGTCCCGAGTGGAACTCCCTCTACGGCACCGCGTACTGGAACGAGATGACCGAGGAGCAGCGCAAGGAGCTGACCCGGCAGGAGACCGCCTCGGTGGCCAGCACCGGCATCTGGTTCGAGATGATCCTCCAGCAGATGGTGCTCCGCGACATCTACCGCATGGACCACACCGATCCCCGGTTCCAGTGGGCCCTCACCGAGATCGCCGACGAGTGCCGGCACTCCATCATGTTCGCCCGGGGCTCCCAGAAGCTCGGCGCCCCCGCGTACCGGCCGAAGCGGGCCGTGCTGGAGCTCGGCCGCTTCATGAAGACCGTCGGCTTCGGCGAAGCCGCGTACGCCGGCATCCTCGTCGCCGAGGAGGTCCTCGACGTCATGCAGCGCGACTGGATGCGCGACGAGCGGGTCGTCCCCTTCGTCCGCACCATCAGCAACATCCACGTCGTGGAGGAGTCCCGGCACATGAAGTTCGCCCGGGACGAGACGCGCCGCAACCTCGCACGCGCGAGCAGGGCCCGCCGTCACTTCCAGGCCCTCGTGGTCGCCATCGCCGCGTACTACATCATCACCAGCCTGGTGAACCCCGAGGTGTACGTGCGGGCCGGACTCGACCCCGAGCGCGCCCGCCGCGAGGCGGCCGCCAACGAGCACTACAAGGCGCAGCTGCGCGCCAGTTGCTCCGGACTGATGGAGTTCCTGGCCGACGTCGGGATGCTGACCCGGCCCGCGCTCTTCTTCTACCAGCGCGCCCACCTCGTCTGA
- a CDS encoding MarR family winged helix-turn-helix transcriptional regulator translates to MDKPVDKPLHLVEFETMLLGRHAHLYAPRSRAAGGHLDRSAYVLLSRIRMHGPMSIGQLSEAFGLDASTLNRQTAAMLRAGVVERIPDPQGGIARKFRITEEGERRLEADRSSNIEGLDRVMEHWSPEDVARFAAFLERFNRDIERLEGRPWPRP, encoded by the coding sequence ATGGACAAGCCCGTGGACAAACCCCTTCACCTGGTCGAGTTCGAGACCATGCTGCTCGGTCGGCACGCCCATCTGTACGCGCCCCGCTCCCGGGCCGCCGGCGGCCACCTGGACCGCAGCGCGTACGTCCTGCTGAGCCGCATCCGCATGCACGGGCCGATGTCCATCGGGCAGCTCAGCGAGGCCTTCGGGCTCGACGCCTCCACGCTCAACCGGCAGACCGCGGCGATGCTGCGCGCCGGGGTCGTGGAGCGCATCCCCGACCCGCAGGGCGGGATCGCCCGCAAGTTCCGCATCACCGAGGAGGGCGAGCGACGCCTGGAGGCGGACCGGAGCTCGAACATCGAGGGACTCGACCGGGTCATGGAGCACTGGTCACCCGAGGACGTGGCCCGCTTCGCGGCCTTCCTCGAACGCTTCAACCGGGACATCGAGCGCCTGGAGGGACGCCCCTGGCCGCGCCCCTGA
- a CDS encoding YrdB family protein: MKLPMPLYVLNEGLAFLLELAALALLAWWGWESVEAWAPRLLLAVAAPAAAAVLWGLFAAPKARVRLPVAGVLAVKALVFGAAAAALYALGRHGGAVVFAVVALVNTALATVDRRARAAA, from the coding sequence ATGAAGCTCCCCATGCCCCTGTACGTGCTCAACGAAGGGCTGGCGTTCCTCCTGGAGTTGGCGGCGCTGGCCCTGCTCGCGTGGTGGGGCTGGGAGAGCGTGGAGGCCTGGGCCCCGCGCCTCCTGCTCGCCGTCGCCGCGCCCGCGGCGGCGGCCGTCCTGTGGGGGCTCTTCGCCGCCCCGAAGGCGCGGGTGCGGCTACCGGTGGCGGGTGTGCTGGCCGTGAAGGCGCTGGTGTTCGGCGCCGCCGCGGCCGCGCTCTATGCCCTGGGACGGCACGGCGGGGCGGTCGTCTTCGCCGTCGTGGCCCTGGTCAACACCGCCCTCGCGACGGTGGACCGCCGGGCTCGCGCGGCGGCCTGA